The Streptomyces sp. NBC_00576 genome contains the following window.
CAACACCACCGTCCCGCCGAGCGGCCACATCGCCGGCGTCTGGGCGCGCAGCGACGGCGAGCGCGGTGTGCACAAGGCGCCCGCCAACGAAGTCATCCGCGGCGCGGTGGACCTGGAGCTCCGGCTCAGCAAGGGCGAGCAGGACCTGCTCAACCCGATCGGCGTCAACTGCGTACGGGCCTTCCCCGGCCGCGGCATCCGCATCTGGGGCGCCCGCACCCTCTCCTCCGACCAGGCCTGGCGCTACCTGAACGTGCGCCGCCTCTTCAACTACCTCGAAGAGTCCATCCTGTTGGGCACCCAGTGGGTGGTCTTCGAGCCGAACGACGACCGGCTGTGGTCCAGCATCCGGCGCAACGTCACCGCGTTCCTCACCGAGGAATGGCGCCGGGGCGCACTGTTCGGCCGTACGGCCGAGGAGGCGTTCTACGTCAAGTGCGACCGCGACAACAACCCGTCGGAGTCCATCGACCAGGGCCGTGTCATCTGCGAGATCGGCGTCTCGCCGGTCAAGCCCGCGGAGTTCGTGGTGTTCCGGCTGGCCCAGTTCTCCGACAGCACCAGCCTCATCGACGAGTGACCTGCGGGTCGAGCAGACGACTGACCTACGGGTCAAGCAGACGAGTGACCTGTGGGTTAAACAACGGAAGGTGACAGACAGTCATGTCAACGGGCGATGCTCTTTCCACTCACGTCTTCGGCGTGCAGCTCGGCGGATACCTGGTCGAGTCGATCCAGGAGATCAGCGGGCTGACCGTCGAGGAGGAGGTCGTCGAGGTACGTCAGGTCAGTGCGGAGGGCAAGCAGATCATCCGCAAGCAGCCCGGCGCCCGGCAGGCCGGTGAGATCACGATCACCCGGGGACTCGACCAGAGCAGCGAGTTCACCAGCTGGATCAAGGAGACCCTGAACAACGGTGCCGTGAACTCCGCGCGGCAGAACCTCACCATCGAGATCAAGGACACCGAGGGCAACACGGTCCGCCGCATCCAGCTGATGCAGGGCTGGGCCTCCAAGTGGGAGGGCCCGTCCCTGAAGGCGGGCGAGTCGGCCGCGGCCACCGAGTCCGTGACGATCGTGTTCGAAGAGATCATCGTCGAATGAGGCGCCGTACGGTCACGGCGGGCAACCTGGAGGAGATCCTCCAGGCCACGACGCCCGCCGCCGGGCCGGAGCAGGGGGCACCGCCCCCCGCCCCCGCCGCCCCGGCGCCCCGGGAGGACCGCGGGCTGCGCACCGAGTTCGAGTTCGAGCTGCCGCGCGGCTACGTGGACGAGACGGGCACGGTGCACCGGCACGGCGCGATGCGCCTGGCCACCGCCCGTGACGAGCTGCGTCCGCAGATCGACCTGCGGGTCAAGGAGAACCCGGCGTACCTGAGCGTGGTGCTGCTGAGCCAGGTGATCACCCGGATCGGCTCGATCACCGATGTGCACGCCGGGATCGTGGAGCGGATGTACGCCACCGACGTCGCCTTCCTCCAGGACTTCTACCGTCGCGTCAACAGCGAGGGCCACACCCGCGCCGCGGTGACCTGCCCGCACTGCGAGGGCGGCTTCGAGGTCGACCTCTCGGGTGGGCGCCTGGGGGAATCGTGACGTACGCCCTTCCCCGGCTCCGGGAGGAGATCGCGTACATCGCCTATCACTTCCACTGGCAGCGCGAGGAGATCCTCGACCTGACCCACGGCGAACGCCGGCAGTGGGTGGCGGAGATCGCCCGTATCAACACCCGTGTGAACGAAGGCGGTTGAGCACATGGCATGGCGGGACAGGCTGCGCCGCCGGGCCGCCGCGGACCGCTCCGGCGTCTCGGGGGACGGTCCGTCCGACGCGGGCCAGGACCGTGGCGCGCCCGGCGACCCGTCGCCGTCCGCGCCCGCTGCCCCGGGTTCCTCGCTGCCCGGCGACTGGGACGGGGGCTGGCGCCGCACCGCCGCGCCGGAACTCACCGTGTCCCGCGCCCCGCTCGGCGTCAGCGACGGCCTCGCCTTCCGCGCGGGCCTGGC
Protein-coding sequences here:
- a CDS encoding phage tail protein yields the protein MSTGDALSTHVFGVQLGGYLVESIQEISGLTVEEEVVEVRQVSAEGKQIIRKQPGARQAGEITITRGLDQSSEFTSWIKETLNNGAVNSARQNLTIEIKDTEGNTVRRIQLMQGWASKWEGPSLKAGESAAATESVTIVFEEIIVE
- a CDS encoding DUF6760 family protein, coding for MTYALPRLREEIAYIAYHFHWQREEILDLTHGERRQWVAEIARINTRVNEGG